One Rhea pennata isolate bPtePen1 chromosome 31, bPtePen1.pri, whole genome shotgun sequence genomic window carries:
- the SLC27A3 gene encoding long-chain fatty acid transport protein 3, whose amino-acid sequence MDRCPQLGPGVAVGLLAGNEPSFLWGWLGLAALGARPAFLGTALRPAALRHCLRACGARALLVAHDLFATVEPILPSLQEEEGITVWVLGAGPYPPGVVALQPLLDEASEELAPEDVWEPEDMDDTCLYIFTSGTTGLPKAARISHRKCIMCLSFYELVGACSEDVVYIALPLYHMAGSLLGVVGCIGIGATCVLKQKFSASQFWDDCRAEGVTVFQYIGELCRYLVNQPQRPGEREHGLRLAVGSGLRPDVWRAFVRRFGAIRIVETYGMTEGNVTLFNYTGTPGAVGRSSFIYKLFSPFELVRYDVAEGAPVRDAAGRCIRVRPGETGLLIAPVTPRTPFLGYAGSRELSEQKLLRGVFTEGDTYFSTGDLMEQDAAQFVRFRDRTGDTYRWKGENVATTEVAEALVAHAALQEATVYGVSVPGHEGRAGMAAVVLRPGCRLDGAGLYRHLEELLPPYARPRFLRLQERLAITETFKQQKVRLAQEGFDPARVPDPLFLLDEAAKAYVPLGPARWEDVVAGRLRI is encoded by the exons ATGGACAGATGTCCCCAG ctgGGGCCCGGCGtggccgtggggctgctggCGGGCAACGAGCCGAGCTTCCTCTGGGGCTGGCTGGGGCTGGCGGCGCTGGGCGCCCGGCCCGCCTTCCTGGGCAccgcgctgcgccccgccgccctccgccaCTGCCTGCGCGCCtgcggggcgcgggcgctgctCGTGGCCCACG ACCTGTTTGCCACAGTGGAGCCCATCCTGCCCagcctgcaggaggaggagggcatCACAGTGTGGGTGCTGGGCGCGGGACCCTACCCGCCTGGCGTCGTCGCCCTCCAGCCGCTCCTGGATGAGGCCTCCGAGGAGCTGGCTCCTGAGGACGTCTGGGAGCCCGAGGACATGGACGACACCTGCCTCTACATCTTCACCTCGGGCACCACCG GGCTGCCCAAAGCTGCCCGCATCAGCCACCGCAAGTGCATCATGTGCCTGAGCTTCTACGAGCTGGTGGGTGCCTGCAGCGAGGACGTGGTCTACATAGCGCTGCCCCTCTACCACATGGCCGGCTCGCTGCTGGGCGTCGTGGGCTGCATCGGCATTG GGGCCACCTGCGTGCTGAAGCAGAAGTTCTCAGCAAGCCAGTTCTGGGACGACTGCCGCGCCGAGGGCGTCACCGTCTTCCAGTACATCGGGGAGCTCTGCCGCTACCTGGTCAACCAGCCGCAG cgccccggggAGCGGGAGCACGGGCTGCGGCTGGCGGTGGGCAGTGGGCTGCGCCCGGACGTGTGGCGAGCCTTCGTGCGCCGCTTCGGGGCCATCCGCATCGTGGAGACCTACGGCATGACCGAGGGCAACGTCACCCTCTTCAACTACACGGGGACGCCGGGCGCTGTGGGGCGCAGCAGCTTCATCTACAAG cTCTTCTCGCCCTTTGAGCTCGTGCGCTACGACGTGGCCGAGGGTGCCCCAGTGCGGGATGCGGCCGGGCGCTGCATCCGCGTGCGTCCTG GTGAGACAGGGCTGCTCATCGCCCCGGTGACGCCGCGAACCCCCTTCCTGGGCTACGCCGGCAGTCGGGAGCTCTCGGAGCAGAAGCTGCTCCGGGGGGTCTTCACCGAGGGCGACACCTACTTCAGCACCGGTGACCTCATGGAGCAGGATGCGGCCCAGTTCGTCCGCTTCCGTGACCGCACTGGGGACACCTACAG gtggAAAGGCGAGAACGTGGCCACCACCGAGGTGGCTGAGGCCCTGGTGGCCCACGCGGCCCTGCAAGAAGCCACCGTCTACGGCGTCAGTGTGCCAG GCCACGAGGGCCGCGCCGGGATGGCGGCCGTGGTGCTgcgccccggctgccgcctGGACGGCGCCGGGCTCTACCGGCacctggaggagctgctgccgccCTACGCCCGGCCCCGCTTCCTCCGGCTGCAG GAGCGCCTGGCGATCACGGAGACCTTCAAGCAGCAGAAGGTGCGGCTGGCGCAGGAGGGCTTCGACCCGGCCCGCGTCCCCGACCCCCTCTTCCTGCTGGACGAGGCCGCCAAAGCCTACGTGCCCCTCGGCCCCGCGCGCTGGGAGGACGTCGTCGCCGGCCGCCTCCGCATCTAG